A single window of Polaribacter sp. SA4-10 DNA harbors:
- a CDS encoding 1-acyl-sn-glycerol-3-phosphate acyltransferase — protein sequence MKFLSYILSPIFLFSFTLILIVFHPFQWLSFTLFGVKGHSKVVNALNFTLVKSLMLIGVTVHVINKHKIPENTSIVFVSNHQSISDIPPIGWYFRKYNPKFVSKIELGKGIPSVSFNLKNGGGALIDRKDPKQSITELVNFSKRINKNKWGAVIFPEGTRSRDGLPKEFAKNGLKVIAKYNKDGYIVPLTINNSWKVFKYGKFPLGLGSPITITTHEPIKISSLPYEELLEKTEKIIKEHIK from the coding sequence ATGAAATTTTTAAGCTATATATTATCACCAATTTTTTTATTTTCTTTCACTTTAATATTGATTGTTTTTCATCCTTTTCAGTGGCTAAGTTTTACATTATTTGGAGTTAAAGGGCATTCTAAAGTTGTAAATGCATTAAATTTTACTTTGGTTAAATCGCTAATGCTTATTGGTGTAACTGTTCATGTAATCAATAAACATAAGATACCAGAAAACACATCAATTGTTTTTGTATCAAACCATCAATCAATTTCTGATATTCCTCCAATAGGATGGTATTTTAGAAAATATAACCCAAAATTTGTTTCAAAAATAGAACTTGGTAAAGGCATTCCAAGTGTCTCTTTTAACTTAAAGAATGGTGGTGGAGCACTAATAGATAGAAAAGATCCAAAACAATCAATAACTGAATTGGTTAATTTTTCTAAAAGAATTAATAAAAACAAATGGGGAGCAGTTATTTTTCCAGAAGGAACTAGAAGTAGAGACGGATTGCCTAAAGAATTTGCGAAGAATGGTTTAAAAGTGATTGCTAAATACAATAAAGATGGGTATATTGTACCTTTGACTATTAATAATTCCTGGAAAGTTTTTAAATATGGAAAATTTCCATTAGGTCTAGGGAGTCCAATTACTATTACAACGCATGAACCAATAAAAATTAGTTCTTTACCTTATGAAGAATTATTAGAAAAAACAGAAAAAATTATTAAAGAACATATAAAATAA
- a CDS encoding acyl-ACP desaturase: protein MSIHNIRKEVMLTLEKSMQNFMDTYLIPAEKIWQPTDFLPNSQKDSFISEVEEIREISKELHDDFWVVLVGDTITEEALPTYESWLLDLDGVNQDPDNGWAKWVRTWTAEENRHGDVLNKYLYLSGRVNMREVEISTQHLIADGFDIGTSTDPYKNFVYTTFQELATYVSHNNVAKIAKKKGHKALGKMSKIIAGDEMRHHQAYSHFVKEIFKIDASEMMLAFQHMMKYKIVMPALHLRQSFGAKGSAFDDFSAVAQRIGVYTGFDYVDILRKLNEMWEIDKITNLTPEAEKARDYLMKLPDRMYRITERIKVPDTKFDFKWLLPA from the coding sequence ATGTCTATTCATAACATTAGAAAAGAAGTAATGCTCACGTTAGAAAAAAGCATGCAAAACTTCATGGATACTTATTTAATTCCCGCAGAAAAAATTTGGCAACCAACAGATTTCTTGCCAAACTCGCAAAAAGATTCATTTATATCAGAAGTAGAAGAAATTAGAGAGATTTCTAAAGAGTTACACGATGATTTTTGGGTGGTTTTAGTAGGGGACACTATTACTGAAGAAGCATTACCAACCTATGAATCTTGGTTATTAGATTTAGATGGTGTAAACCAAGACCCGGATAACGGTTGGGCAAAATGGGTAAGAACTTGGACAGCAGAAGAAAACAGACATGGAGATGTTCTAAACAAGTATTTATACTTATCTGGTCGTGTAAACATGCGTGAAGTAGAAATTTCTACACAACACTTAATTGCAGATGGTTTTGATATTGGTACTTCTACAGACCCTTATAAAAACTTTGTGTATACCACATTTCAAGAATTAGCAACCTATGTTTCTCATAACAACGTGGCTAAAATTGCAAAGAAAAAAGGACACAAAGCGTTAGGTAAAATGTCTAAAATTATTGCAGGAGATGAAATGCGTCACCACCAGGCATATTCACATTTTGTAAAAGAAATTTTTAAGATAGATGCAAGTGAAATGATGTTGGCTTTCCAACACATGATGAAATATAAAATTGTAATGCCTGCATTACACTTAAGACAATCATTTGGAGCTAAAGGAAGTGCATTTGATGATTTTTCTGCAGTAGCGCAAAGAATAGGCGTTTATACAGGTTTCGATTATGTAGATATATTGAGGAAATTAAACGAGATGTGGGAAATTGACAAAATCACAAATTTGACGCCAGAAGCAGAAAAAGCACGTGATTACTTAATGAAACTTCCAGACAGAATGTACAGAATTACAGAAAGAATTAAGGTGCCAGATACTAAGTTTGACTTTAAATGGCTATTACCAGCATAA
- a CDS encoding N-acetyltransferase produces the protein MTIKNVTPLDIDKIFTFYTIASNYQKEKKTVIVWPEFNREMVETEIAENRQFKLLINTEVACVWAVTFSDVQIWEDSKEDSALYIHRIAVNPNFRGNNYIDKIIAWAKEFALEKDIQFIRLDTLGENLGLIKHYRNAGFDFLGLFNLKDTSNLPDHYKLAPVCLFEIDLLKNKV, from the coding sequence ATGACTATTAAAAATGTTACTCCTTTAGATATTGATAAAATATTTACATTTTACACTATTGCCTCTAATTACCAGAAAGAAAAGAAAACAGTTATTGTTTGGCCAGAGTTTAATAGAGAAATGGTTGAAACCGAAATTGCGGAAAACAGGCAATTTAAACTTCTAATTAATACTGAAGTTGCATGTGTTTGGGCAGTTACTTTTTCTGATGTACAAATTTGGGAAGACAGCAAAGAAGACAGCGCACTCTACATTCATAGAATTGCTGTAAATCCAAATTTTAGAGGGAATAATTATATTGATAAAATTATTGCTTGGGCCAAAGAATTTGCGCTTGAAAAAGACATTCAATTTATTAGATTGGATACTTTAGGAGAGAATCTTGGGCTTATTAAACATTATAGAAATGCAGGCTTCGATTTTTTGGGGCTCTTTAACTTAAAAGATACTTCCAATTTACCTGACCATTATAAACTGGCTCCTGTTTGTCTTTTTGAAATAGATTTACTTAAAAATAAAGTATAG
- a CDS encoding amidohydrolase codes for MQNKLKVVGIQADLVWENPAKNIAFFEEKIVALDKDVDLIVLPEMFTSGFTMNPENVAEKMDGISISWMKKIAKENQTAIVGSLVIQEPFDSGQGNKYYNRLVFVHPSEKIEIYDKRHSFTLAGEDKVYTSGDKKLIIDYKGWKICPLICYDLRFPVWARNQEGYDLLLFMANWPVARIKAWKTLLKARAIENMSYVIGVNRTGKDANNYEYSGASLIIDYLGDVLSNLDKNEVGIVTATFIKSNQDRIRKKLGFLTDKDSFKISK; via the coding sequence ATGCAAAACAAATTGAAAGTTGTAGGAATTCAAGCTGACTTAGTTTGGGAAAACCCTGCTAAAAACATTGCTTTTTTTGAAGAAAAAATAGTTGCTCTAGATAAAGACGTAGATTTAATTGTTTTACCAGAAATGTTTACAAGTGGTTTTACAATGAATCCTGAAAATGTTGCTGAAAAAATGGATGGAATCTCTATTTCCTGGATGAAAAAAATAGCGAAAGAAAACCAAACTGCAATTGTTGGTAGTTTAGTAATACAAGAACCTTTTGACTCCGGTCAAGGTAACAAATATTATAATAGATTGGTTTTTGTGCATCCTTCAGAAAAAATAGAAATCTATGACAAAAGACATTCTTTTACCCTGGCTGGTGAAGATAAAGTTTATACTTCCGGAGATAAAAAGCTAATTATAGATTATAAAGGTTGGAAAATCTGTCCGTTAATTTGTTATGATTTACGGTTTCCTGTTTGGGCAAGAAATCAAGAAGGTTATGATTTATTATTATTTATGGCAAATTGGCCAGTTGCAAGAATTAAAGCTTGGAAAACGCTTTTAAAAGCGCGTGCAATAGAAAACATGAGCTATGTTATTGGTGTTAACAGAACAGGAAAAGATGCTAATAATTATGAATATTCTGGTGCTTCCTTAATTATTGATTACCTAGGTGATGTGCTTTCTAATTTAGATAAAAATGAAGTTGGTATTGTAACTGCAACTTTCATTAAATCTAATCAAGATAGAATTCGTAAAAAACTAGGTTTCTTAACTGATAAAGATTCCTTTAAAATTTCTAAATAA